In Vicia villosa cultivar HV-30 ecotype Madison, WI unplaced genomic scaffold, Vvil1.0 ctg.006187F_1_1, whole genome shotgun sequence, a genomic segment contains:
- the LOC131642947 gene encoding uncharacterized protein LOC131642947, protein MKRKNTALYKSPFLLTEIRRKKTSSKPDFYLPEDCWEHVFTFVTDHNRDFNSLSLVSKMFLSITHRLLFSLRIRDPQLCFLRRIFHRFSNLNFLDLQFNFHHDLDADIALTLRDIPTLKSLSISNIDLKDEKYSPSLLIDSLLSLKLLISLKFRDSKLSDDLLYSIARETLPLKSFVIKYCTGYTYNGVYYLLSKCHSIQHLGLQHVDFLDNHHIADLSLHLPHLVSINLSLCYKLTESAFFALLRNCHSLEEIIMEDINFENFDSFKNFHVNSQLKSLCLAGNSFINDESIIMLVSIFPNLQRLDLTDCNDISEKGICHVLSRCCKIRHLNLSYCREIRLREMNFVVPQLEVLNLSFTRVDDKTLYEVSKSCYGLLQLKLAYCHYITEKGMIHVVENCTQLKEIDLRDCNQVEVDVVVSEVLSRSSLKQRKLFSRDEGIFFS, encoded by the coding sequence ATGAAAAGAAAGAACACAGCGCTTTACAAATCACCATTCCTCCTCACTGAGATTAGGAGGaagaaaacttcttcaaaacctgaTTTTTATCTACCAGAGGACTGCTGGGAGCATGTGTTCACATTCGTCACCGACCACAACCGCGACTTTAACTCTTTATCACTCGTCTCTAAAATGTTCCTTTCCATAACCCATCGACTCTTATTCTCTCTCAGAATTCGCGATCCACAGCTTTGCTTTCTCCGCCGTATCTTCCATAGATTCTCCAATCTTAATTTCCTTGACCTCCAGTTCAACTTCCATCATGATTTGGATGCAGATATTGCTTTGACTCTCCGTGACATACCAACATTGAAATCTTTATCTATTTCCAATATTGATCTAAAGGATGAAAAGTACTCTCCTTCGCTGCTCATTGATTCATTACTCAGTTTGAAGCTTTTGATTAGTCTTAAGTTTCGGGATTCGAAATTATCAGATGATTTGCTATACTCTATTGCAAGGGAAACTCTTCCTTTGAAGAGCTTTGTCATCAAATATTGTACCGGCTATACTTACAATGGAGTTTATTATTTGTTATCCAAGTGTCATTCGATACAACATCTGGGTCTTCAACATGTTGATTTTCTTGATAATCATCATATTGCCGACTTGTCTTTGCATCTTCCTCATTTGGTTTCTATAAACCTTAGTCTATGTTACAAGCTCACAGAATCAGCCTTCTTTGCCCTTCTTAGAAACTGTCATTCACTTGAAGAGATCATAATGGAAGAcataaattttgagaattttgattctTTCAAGAATTTTCATGTGAACTCTCAATTGAAGTCTCTGTGTTTGGCTGGCAATTCCTTCATAAATGATGAAAGCATCATAATGTTAGTCTCTATTTTCCCCAATTTGCAACGGCTTGATTTGACTGATTGCAATGATATATCTGAAAAAGGTATTTGTCACGTTTTAAGTAGATGTTGTAAGATTAGACATTTGAATTTGAGCTACTGTCGTGAAATAAGGCTACGTGAAATGAACTTTGTAGTTCCTCAGTTGGAGGTGTTGAACTTGTCATTTACAAGAGTTGATGATAAAACACTCTATGAGGTCTCAAAGAGTTGTTATGGACTTTTGCAACTAAAATTGGCATATTGTCATTATATCACAGAAAAGGGAATGATTCATGTGGTTGAAAACTGCACACAACTTAAGGAGATCGATTTGAGAGATTGTAATCAAGTGGAGGTTGATGTCGTTGTCTCGGAGGTTTTATCAAGGTCATCTTTAAAACAAAGGAAACTCTTCTCGCGTGATGAGGGTATTTTTTTCTCGTAA